A single genomic interval of Neisseria leonii harbors:
- a CDS encoding inositol monophosphatase family protein, with amino-acid sequence MLDKLQAVVREVAQQEVMPRFLAVESREKADGSLLTEADLAAQAAFARRLPELIDCPMLGEEMSEQTQRDLWLHNHQGLWVVDPIDGTTNFINGFPHFALSAAYLVQGRARMGVIFNPVSGECFYAAAGEGAYLNGRRLPALRRDKPLKRAVAGVEIKYLRSGSLSSRMNTLSPVGSIRSMGCSTLDWCYLAAGRLDVYVHGGQKLWDYAAGALIFEEAGGCLATLEGDTFWSGEHVFKRSVIAALNPELFGRWLKWIRDNQ; translated from the coding sequence GTGTTAGACAAATTGCAGGCTGTGGTGCGGGAAGTGGCGCAACAAGAGGTGATGCCGCGCTTTTTGGCGGTGGAAAGCCGCGAAAAAGCCGACGGCAGTCTGCTGACCGAAGCCGATTTGGCGGCCCAAGCCGCGTTTGCCCGCCGTCTGCCCGAACTGATCGACTGCCCGATGCTGGGCGAGGAGATGAGTGAGCAGACCCAGCGCGATTTATGGCTGCACAACCATCAGGGCTTGTGGGTGGTAGATCCGATTGACGGGACAACGAATTTTATCAACGGCTTCCCGCATTTCGCCCTGTCCGCCGCGTACTTGGTGCAGGGGCGCGCCCGAATGGGCGTGATTTTCAATCCGGTCAGCGGCGAGTGCTTTTATGCGGCTGCCGGAGAAGGAGCGTATCTCAACGGCCGCCGTTTGCCTGCGCTGCGCCGGGACAAACCGCTCAAACGTGCGGTGGCGGGGGTGGAAATCAAATATCTGCGCTCGGGCAGCCTGTCCAGCCGCATGAATACACTCTCGCCGGTGGGCAGTATCCGCAGTATGGGGTGCAGCACGTTGGATTGGTGTTATCTGGCGGCTGGGCGTTTGGACGTTTATGTGCACGGCGGCCAGAAGTTGTGGGACTACGCGGCCGGTGCGCTGATTTTTGAAGAAGCGGGCGGCTGTCTGGCCACATTGGAGGGCGACACGTTTTGGAGCGGCGAACACGTTTTCAAGCGCTCGGTGATTGCCGCACTCAATCCCGAACTGTTCGGCCGCTGGCTCAAATGGATACGGGATAATCAATAA
- a CDS encoding 16S rRNA (uracil(1498)-N(3))-methyltransferase: MPRFFVPDDLAAGRILTLPDNVVRHMQVLRLRAGGEVVFFNGNGRAYPARLVKLEKRTAVAEITAEGPSENMPPLAITLIQAVSAGERMDFTLQKSVELGVTEIIPVISERSVVRLSGERAEKRVARWQEIVIAACEQSGRNRIPPVRPLQNYTAALNTLPADRLKLLMSLNRAEKLSSLPPPKAVLFMVGPEGGWTAAEEAAAFDAGFQAITLGNRILRTETASLAAIAAMQTLWGDFA; this comes from the coding sequence ATGCCCCGTTTCTTTGTTCCCGACGACTTGGCCGCAGGCCGGATTCTGACACTGCCCGACAATGTGGTGCGCCATATGCAGGTACTGCGTCTGCGCGCCGGCGGCGAAGTGGTGTTTTTCAACGGCAACGGCCGTGCTTATCCCGCACGCTTAGTCAAGCTGGAAAAGCGTACCGCCGTGGCGGAAATCACGGCCGAAGGGCCGTCTGAAAACATGCCGCCGCTGGCCATCACGCTGATTCAAGCCGTTTCTGCCGGCGAACGCATGGATTTTACCCTGCAAAAAAGTGTGGAATTGGGCGTAACCGAAATTATCCCCGTCATCAGCGAGCGTTCGGTAGTGCGCCTGTCGGGCGAACGTGCCGAAAAGCGGGTCGCCCGCTGGCAGGAGATTGTCATTGCCGCCTGCGAACAGAGCGGGCGCAACCGTATCCCGCCGGTACGGCCGCTGCAAAACTATACGGCCGCTCTGAACACCCTTCCCGCCGACAGACTCAAACTGCTGATGAGTCTGAACCGTGCCGAAAAACTTTCCTCACTTCCGCCGCCGAAAGCCGTTCTGTTTATGGTCGGCCCCGAAGGCGGCTGGACGGCAGCCGAAGAAGCTGCCGCCTTCGATGCCGGTTTTCAAGCCATCACTTTGGGCAACCGTATCCTGCGTACCGAAACCGCTTCACTCGCCGCCATCGCTGCCATGCAGACCCTGTGGGGCGACTTTGCATAA
- the mgtE gene encoding magnesium transporter produces the protein MSIEHSVEEITQSDLERLPLDIARIHELAEALLPVYAQIEDNAPLSDETLNRKLVELMSILRELHPADMATVLESLPHKERVIVWKLAEPEDDGDVLLEVSYAVRETLIESMNKDELLAAVEDMDADDLADLADDLPHQVVMEALQTRDEEEREQVKAAMSYRDDQVGAVMDFEQVSVRADVACEVVLRYLRRFDILPNHTDKIFVVDEEEVLIGVLPIRKLLVCDPDDMVEDVMARDVVRFRPTDDVEEAAQAFERYDLVTAPVIDEHNKLIGRITIDEMVDVIREESEADMLNMAGLQEEEDLFAPVWDSVKNRWVWLAVNLCTAFVASRVIGAFEASIAQIVALAALMPIVAGIGGNSGNQTITMIVRAMAMGQLSGNQAMHLLKKELGVALVNGLLWGSVMGIVAVALYHSLGIGLVMVAAMTLNLLLAAAVGVLIPVLLDKFGRDPAVGSSVLITAVTDSGGFLIFLGLATIFLL, from the coding sequence ATGAGCATCGAACATTCTGTTGAAGAAATTACCCAAAGCGACTTGGAACGCCTGCCGCTGGATATTGCCCGTATTCACGAATTGGCCGAGGCACTGCTGCCGGTCTATGCCCAGATTGAGGACAACGCGCCGCTGAGCGACGAGACACTCAACCGCAAGCTGGTCGAGCTGATGTCGATTCTGCGCGAGCTGCACCCGGCCGATATGGCGACGGTGCTGGAATCGCTGCCGCATAAAGAGCGGGTGATTGTCTGGAAACTGGCCGAACCGGAAGACGACGGCGATGTGTTGCTGGAAGTGTCGTATGCGGTGCGCGAAACGCTGATCGAGAGCATGAACAAAGACGAGCTCTTGGCGGCGGTCGAAGACATGGACGCAGACGATTTGGCCGATTTGGCCGACGATCTGCCGCATCAGGTGGTCATGGAAGCCTTGCAGACGCGCGACGAAGAAGAGCGCGAACAGGTGAAGGCGGCCATGTCGTACCGGGACGACCAAGTCGGCGCGGTGATGGATTTCGAGCAGGTCAGCGTGCGTGCCGACGTGGCCTGCGAAGTGGTGCTGCGTTATCTGCGCCGTTTCGATATCCTGCCCAACCATACCGATAAAATTTTTGTGGTCGATGAGGAAGAAGTATTAATCGGCGTGCTGCCGATCCGCAAACTTTTAGTGTGCGACCCGGACGATATGGTGGAAGATGTGATGGCGCGCGATGTGGTGCGTTTCCGTCCCACCGATGATGTGGAAGAGGCGGCGCAGGCGTTCGAACGGTATGACTTGGTTACTGCGCCGGTGATTGACGAGCACAATAAATTAATCGGCCGCATCACCATCGACGAGATGGTGGACGTGATCCGCGAAGAATCCGAAGCCGACATGCTGAATATGGCCGGTTTGCAGGAGGAGGAAGATTTGTTTGCGCCGGTGTGGGATTCGGTGAAAAACCGCTGGGTGTGGCTGGCCGTGAATCTGTGTACGGCGTTTGTCGCCAGCCGCGTCATCGGTGCATTCGAGGCATCGATTGCCCAGATTGTCGCGCTGGCGGCACTGATGCCGATTGTCGCGGGCATCGGCGGCAATTCGGGCAACCAGACCATTACCATGATTGTGCGCGCGATGGCGATGGGACAGTTGAGCGGCAATCAGGCCATGCATCTGCTGAAAAAAGAATTGGGCGTGGCCCTGGTAAACGGCCTGCTGTGGGGCAGCGTGATGGGCATTGTGGCCGTGGCACTGTATCACAGTCTGGGTATCGGGCTGGTGATGGTGGCGGCGATGACGCTCAACCTGCTGCTGGCGGCGGCCGTGGGCGTGCTGATTCCCGTTCTGCTCGACAAATTCGGCCGCGATCCGGCCGTGGGCAGCTCGGTGCTGATTACGGCGGTAACCGATTCGGGCGGTTTTTTGATTTTCCTCGGTTTGGCGACCATTTTCCTGCTGTAA
- a CDS encoding homocysteine S-methyltransferase family protein, with the protein MNPTVILDGGMGRELLRRGAPFRQPEWSALALTEAPDRVREIHLDFVRAGAQVLTANSYALVPFHIGSRFAAEAESLAALSGRLAREAAAAGRDVQVAASLPPLFGSYRPQHFCAAEAPALAAPLIRGLAPYADIWLAETVSSLAEARAWRQMLPQDGKPFWLSFTLNDDWPAGCVNLRSGESVAEAAAWAVQAGVSALLFNCSRAEVMETALTAARAVLDGAASAMRLGAYANAFEPAQAGIHAANDGLDDLRADLSPQAYLDYVRRWLAAGADTVGGCCGISPAHIRVLAEAFGCPAGAVC; encoded by the coding sequence ATGAATCCGACGGTGATTTTGGACGGCGGCATGGGGCGCGAACTGCTGCGCCGGGGCGCGCCGTTCCGCCAACCCGAGTGGTCGGCGCTGGCACTGACCGAAGCACCCGACAGGGTGCGCGAGATTCATCTGGATTTTGTCCGTGCGGGCGCGCAGGTGCTGACGGCCAACAGCTATGCATTGGTGCCTTTCCATATCGGCAGCCGTTTTGCCGCCGAGGCAGAATCACTGGCGGCCTTGTCGGGACGTTTGGCGCGCGAAGCCGCAGCGGCCGGACGGGACGTGCAGGTGGCGGCTTCGCTGCCGCCGCTGTTCGGTTCCTACCGTCCGCAGCATTTTTGTGCCGCCGAAGCCCCCGCGTTGGCTGCGCCGCTGATACGCGGTTTGGCACCTTATGCCGACATCTGGCTGGCGGAAACGGTCAGCAGTCTGGCCGAAGCGCGCGCGTGGCGGCAGATGCTGCCGCAAGACGGCAAGCCGTTTTGGCTGTCGTTTACCCTGAACGACGACTGGCCCGCCGGCTGCGTGAACCTGCGTTCGGGCGAAAGTGTGGCCGAAGCGGCGGCATGGGCGGTGCAGGCAGGCGTATCCGCACTGCTCTTCAATTGCAGTCGTGCCGAAGTGATGGAGACCGCGCTGACGGCCGCGCGCGCCGTTTTGGACGGTGCGGCTTCGGCCATGCGCCTGGGTGCGTATGCCAATGCGTTCGAGCCGGCGCAGGCGGGCATTCATGCGGCCAACGACGGTTTGGACGACCTCCGTGCCGACCTGTCGCCGCAGGCCTATCTGGATTATGTGCGCCGCTGGTTGGCGGCAGGTGCGGATACCGTGGGCGGCTGCTGCGGCATTTCGCCCGCGCATATCCGCGTTCTGGCCGAAGCGTTCGGCTGCCCGGCTGGCGCGGTCTGCTGA
- a CDS encoding basic amino acid/polyamine antiporter — protein sequence MSSPSKIGLSALTALVVSSMIGSGIFSLPQNMAAVAGSQALLIGWLITGVGIVFLGLSFACLAKIRPDLDGGIYTYAREGFGDLMGFFSAWGYWLCTTIGIVGYLVVAFEALGTFTDGAGFVLFGKGNTAAAFIGASAVVWLVYALVARGIRQAAGVNLAATCVKVFPLLVFIVLAAYFFDSRVFFADWQGAALADDAGGGSVMAQVKNTMLITLWVFTGIEGAAVLSKHARSRADVGRATVFGVVLTLLLYVAVTVLAQGVLPRGEIAAMANPSMAGVLSHMMGYAGKVLITGCLIVSVLSSYLSWTLYATEIPHLGAKNGAFPASFLRLNGNGVPHISLLFTTLTVQLCLFLVWQTGNSYEALLMISTSMILIPYLLVGAFLLKLSVRQHLAWRYKLVGLAATLYALWIVYAAGVEYILLSVLLYLPGVLLFLHARRRHQGAWRFGRGDRAVLSVLAVLAVPALMQFYRSLNG from the coding sequence ATGTCTTCTCCTTCCAAAATCGGCCTGAGTGCGCTCACGGCTTTGGTTGTCAGCTCGATGATCGGTTCGGGCATTTTCAGTCTGCCGCAGAATATGGCGGCAGTGGCCGGTTCGCAGGCCTTGCTGATCGGCTGGCTGATTACCGGCGTGGGCATTGTTTTCCTCGGTTTGTCGTTTGCCTGTCTGGCGAAAATCCGTCCCGATTTGGACGGCGGCATTTACACTTATGCGCGTGAGGGTTTCGGCGATCTGATGGGCTTTTTCTCGGCGTGGGGCTACTGGCTGTGTACCACCATCGGTATTGTGGGCTATTTGGTGGTGGCGTTTGAGGCGCTGGGCACGTTTACCGACGGGGCGGGTTTTGTGCTGTTCGGCAAGGGCAATACGGCGGCGGCTTTCATCGGGGCTTCGGCGGTGGTGTGGCTGGTGTATGCGCTGGTGGCACGCGGTATCCGTCAGGCGGCGGGTGTCAATCTGGCGGCCACCTGCGTGAAAGTGTTTCCGCTGCTGGTGTTTATCGTGCTGGCGGCGTATTTTTTCGACAGTCGGGTGTTTTTCGCCGATTGGCAGGGTGCGGCTCTGGCGGACGATGCGGGCGGCGGCAGCGTGATGGCGCAGGTGAAAAACACCATGCTGATTACGCTGTGGGTGTTTACAGGAATCGAAGGGGCGGCGGTATTGTCCAAACATGCCCGATCGCGCGCCGATGTCGGACGGGCGACGGTATTCGGTGTGGTGCTGACGCTGCTGCTGTATGTGGCGGTAACGGTTTTGGCGCAGGGTGTGCTGCCGCGCGGCGAAATTGCCGCCATGGCCAATCCTTCGATGGCGGGCGTTCTGTCGCATATGATGGGTTATGCGGGCAAGGTGCTGATTACCGGCTGTCTGATTGTGTCGGTGTTGTCGTCGTATTTGAGCTGGACTTTATATGCAACCGAAATCCCGCATCTGGGTGCGAAAAACGGTGCGTTTCCCGCATCATTCCTGCGCCTGAACGGAAACGGCGTGCCGCATATTTCGCTGCTGTTTACCACGCTGACGGTGCAGCTCTGCCTGTTTTTGGTGTGGCAGACCGGCAACAGCTACGAAGCCCTGCTGATGATTTCGACTTCGATGATTCTGATTCCCTACCTGCTGGTGGGTGCGTTTCTGCTGAAATTATCGGTCCGGCAGCATCTGGCATGGCGGTATAAACTGGTGGGGCTGGCGGCGACGCTGTATGCGCTGTGGATTGTGTATGCCGCAGGGGTGGAATATATTCTGCTGTCCGTGCTGCTGTATCTGCCGGGCGTGCTGCTGTTTCTCCATGCGCGCCGCCGCCATCAGGGGGCTTGGCGTTTCGGGCGGGGCGACAGAGCCGTACTCTCGGTATTGGCCGTATTGGCCGTGCCTGCGCTGATGCAGTTTTACCGCAGTCTGAACGGCTGA
- the ubiG gene encoding bifunctional 2-polyprenyl-6-hydroxyphenol methylase/3-demethylubiquinol 3-O-methyltransferase UbiG, translating into MEQAARVQNVDDAEIEKFSRLADKWWDKNGEFKPLHDINPLRLGYIDGLAGLAGKNVLDVGCGGGILSESMALAGAASVLGVDMAEKSLAAAERHAVQNGVANVAYRCISVEDLAEASPQAYDVVTCMEMMEHVPDPLSIIRACSRLVKPDGMVFFSTINRNPKSYLHAIVGAEYLLGLVPKGTHDWEKFITPSELARMCRQAGLNMTDSRGMGYRLLGQAYYLSDSVDVNYLAACRPA; encoded by the coding sequence ATGGAGCAGGCGGCACGCGTGCAGAATGTGGATGACGCGGAAATCGAGAAATTCAGCCGGCTGGCGGACAAGTGGTGGGACAAGAACGGCGAGTTCAAGCCGCTGCACGATATTAATCCGTTAAGGCTGGGCTATATTGACGGTCTGGCCGGTCTGGCCGGGAAAAATGTGCTGGACGTGGGCTGTGGCGGCGGCATATTGAGCGAGAGCATGGCTTTGGCGGGTGCGGCATCGGTGCTGGGGGTGGACATGGCCGAAAAATCGCTGGCGGCGGCCGAGCGTCATGCGGTGCAGAACGGTGTGGCCAATGTGGCCTACCGCTGCATCAGCGTGGAAGATTTGGCCGAAGCGTCGCCGCAGGCCTATGATGTGGTAACGTGCATGGAGATGATGGAGCATGTGCCTGATCCGCTGAGCATTATCCGTGCCTGTTCTCGCCTGGTAAAACCTGACGGCATGGTGTTTTTCTCCACCATCAACCGCAATCCCAAGTCTTACCTGCATGCGATTGTCGGTGCAGAATATCTGTTGGGGCTGGTACCCAAAGGCACGCACGATTGGGAAAAATTTATCACGCCGTCCGAATTGGCGCGTATGTGCCGCCAGGCGGGGCTGAATATGACGGACAGCCGGGGTATGGGTTACCGCCTGCTGGGTCAGGCGTATTATTTGTCGGACAGTGTGGACGTGAATTATCTGGCTGCCTGCCGCCCGGCATAG
- the prmC gene encoding peptide chain release factor N(5)-glutamine methyltransferase, translating into MTPAEFFRRTALPRREARLLLQHISGYTAAECLTRDGEALADGQAEALSALAARRLAGEPLAYIVGWREFYGRRLAVSPATLIPRPETEHLVDEVLARLPPSGSVWDLGTGSGALAVSIALERPDADVFASDISEAALAVARQNAQDLGAAVAFAAGSWFAAMPSENGGRRFDILVSNPPYIEAGDAHLRQGDLRFEPQNALTDFSDGLSCIRTLAAGAAAWLKPGGWLLVEHGYNQGEACRRIFAGNGWQEIATLPDLAGLDRITLGRL; encoded by the coding sequence ATGACACCTGCCGAATTTTTCCGCCGCACCGCGCTGCCCAGACGGGAAGCGCGTCTGCTGTTGCAGCATATCAGCGGCTATACGGCGGCCGAATGTCTGACCCGCGACGGCGAAGCGCTGGCAGACGGACAGGCCGAAGCCTTGTCCGCATTGGCCGCGCGCCGTCTGGCGGGCGAACCGCTGGCCTATATAGTGGGTTGGCGCGAGTTTTACGGCCGCCGTTTGGCCGTCTCGCCCGCCACCCTGATTCCGCGCCCCGAAACCGAGCATTTGGTCGATGAGGTACTGGCGCGGCTGCCGCCGTCGGGTAGCGTGTGGGATTTGGGTACCGGCAGCGGCGCGCTGGCGGTCAGCATTGCGCTGGAACGGCCCGATGCCGATGTGTTTGCCAGCGACATCAGCGAAGCGGCTTTGGCGGTGGCGCGGCAGAACGCGCAGGATTTGGGGGCGGCGGTGGCATTTGCCGCCGGTTCGTGGTTTGCCGCCATGCCGTCTGAAAACGGCGGCCGCCGGTTTGACATTCTGGTGTCCAATCCGCCCTATATCGAAGCGGGTGATGCGCATCTGCGGCAGGGCGATTTGCGCTTCGAGCCGCAAAACGCCTTAACCGATTTTTCAGACGGCCTGTCGTGTATCCGCACCTTGGCCGCAGGCGCGGCGGCATGGCTGAAACCGGGCGGCTGGCTGCTGGTGGAGCACGGCTACAACCAAGGCGAAGCCTGCCGCCGCATTTTTGCCGGCAACGGCTGGCAGGAGATTGCCACGCTGCCCGATTTGGCGGGGCTGGACCGCATCACGCTCGGCCGTCTGTAA
- a CDS encoding alpha/beta hydrolase encodes MFIREDVDFLSHGVRCSAWFYRPKREEKYPVIVMAHGLGGVREMRLDAYAERFVQAGFACFLFDYRNFGASDGRERQKISVKEQLGDWHHAIDFVKQDGQVNQEEILLFGTSFSGGHVIVLSSQRTDIRASIAQCPYTDTLATLRTVPLLTGLKTIPVAIADKLGAVLGCRPLMLKLAGAPNSAAIMAVPDYGECFRLIPANYDFINQAPARTLLEFLTYSPSRYTQNVQCPIFYAVCLKDSLAPAKETIACAKRSVHGVIGEYDMGHFEIYLGQAFEQVIRDYIDFYGQVLAD; translated from the coding sequence ATGTTTATCAGAGAAGATGTGGATTTTTTATCGCACGGTGTGCGATGCAGTGCTTGGTTCTACCGTCCGAAGAGGGAGGAAAAATACCCTGTGATTGTCATGGCGCATGGTTTGGGCGGCGTGCGCGAAATGCGGTTAGATGCTTATGCCGAACGTTTTGTTCAGGCGGGTTTCGCTTGTTTTCTTTTTGATTATCGCAATTTTGGTGCGAGTGATGGTCGGGAGCGGCAAAAAATCAGCGTTAAAGAACAGTTGGGTGATTGGCATCATGCCATTGATTTTGTTAAACAAGATGGGCAAGTTAATCAAGAGGAAATTTTACTTTTCGGTACTTCATTCAGTGGCGGCCATGTGATTGTGCTGTCATCGCAACGCACGGATATTCGTGCGAGTATTGCCCAATGCCCTTATACGGATACTTTGGCGACCCTGCGAACCGTGCCGCTTTTGACCGGCCTGAAAACCATACCTGTGGCAATCGCGGATAAATTGGGGGCAGTGTTGGGTTGCCGCCCTTTGATGTTGAAATTGGCGGGTGCACCAAACAGCGCGGCGATTATGGCGGTGCCTGATTATGGAGAATGTTTTCGGCTTATCCCTGCCAATTATGATTTTATCAACCAAGCACCTGCACGGACTTTGCTGGAATTTTTAACTTATTCGCCCAGCCGTTACACGCAAAATGTCCAATGTCCGATTTTTTATGCGGTTTGCCTGAAAGACAGCCTTGCACCGGCCAAAGAAACCATTGCTTGTGCCAAACGTTCTGTGCATGGCGTGATTGGGGAATACGATATGGGGCATTTTGAAATCTATTTGGGGCAGGCTTTCGAGCAAGTTATCCGGGACTATATTGATTTTTACGGACAGGTGTTGGCTGATTAG
- a CDS encoding glycosyltransferase family 39 protein → MLTYTPPGQRVRAKITEKPWILLLLAFAWLWPGVFGHDLWRPGEPWLGEVVRQAAAGGGALRPSLFGEAYFDAPPVYVALAALLRRILPPQWVDAYAAMRLAGVMFTALGLAACGTAAYRFLGKYQGRTVVLVCIGCAGLIVPAHFLSGVSVQFAALGLCLYGFSLAKTRIIAASALLGGGWALWAASAGYLAAGALMLAAVLLWLTPPWRNRRYAVALVGASAVALPLMLVYPLMLYYSRPEAFDEWMRLAVFGAFGGTETFSLSFSLFYYLKNLLWFAFPAWPLAAWTAWRGKLPQQDWGVLALVWLSVCTLLLAWMPQRFQDNLIWLLPPLALLAAACLDSLRRGAAAFLNWFGITAFGLLAAFLWLGFVAMNFGWPAKLAERSAYFSPYYVPQLSGWPVAVGLLFTLLWLRAVTRRHIKGRQAVTNWAAGMTLVWALLMTLWLPWLDAAKSYRPVVAQMERAAPADLRDGRACVSLNAEDTLARLVWREYGRTDIRVGGDCAYRLLERPQFLPDGWTEIWRGGRPRNRTEYFVLLKKAV, encoded by the coding sequence ATGCTGACTTATACGCCGCCCGGGCAGCGCGTGCGCGCGAAGATAACCGAAAAGCCTTGGATTTTGCTGCTGCTGGCCTTTGCCTGGTTGTGGCCGGGTGTGTTCGGCCACGATTTGTGGCGGCCGGGCGAGCCTTGGCTGGGGGAAGTCGTGCGTCAGGCCGCAGCGGGCGGCGGAGCTTTACGGCCGTCCCTGTTCGGTGAGGCCTATTTTGACGCGCCGCCGGTGTATGTGGCGCTGGCCGCACTGCTGCGCCGGATATTGCCGCCGCAGTGGGTGGACGCGTATGCCGCTATGCGGCTGGCCGGAGTGATGTTTACCGCGCTGGGACTGGCGGCCTGCGGTACGGCGGCTTACCGCTTTTTGGGCAAATATCAGGGGCGTACGGTGGTGCTGGTGTGCATCGGCTGTGCGGGACTGATTGTGCCGGCGCATTTTTTGTCGGGCGTATCGGTGCAGTTTGCCGCATTGGGGCTGTGCCTGTACGGTTTCTCGCTGGCCAAAACGCGCATCATTGCCGCTTCTGCACTGTTGGGCGGCGGTTGGGCGCTTTGGGCCGCCTCGGCGGGTTATCTGGCGGCAGGGGCCTTGATGCTGGCCGCTGTTTTGCTGTGGCTGACCCCGCCGTGGCGCAACCGCCGTTATGCAGTCGCATTGGTGGGGGCATCGGCGGTGGCGCTGCCGCTGATGCTGGTGTATCCGCTGATGTTGTATTACAGCCGTCCTGAGGCATTTGACGAGTGGATGCGGCTGGCCGTATTCGGCGCGTTTGGCGGCACGGAAACGTTTTCGCTTTCGTTTTCGCTGTTTTATTACCTGAAAAACCTGCTGTGGTTCGCTTTTCCCGCTTGGCCGCTGGCCGCGTGGACGGCATGGCGGGGCAAGCTGCCGCAGCAGGATTGGGGCGTGTTGGCTTTGGTATGGCTGTCGGTCTGCACGCTGCTGCTGGCGTGGATGCCGCAACGGTTTCAGGATAATCTGATTTGGCTGCTGCCGCCTTTGGCACTTTTGGCTGCCGCCTGTTTGGACAGTCTGCGGCGCGGCGCGGCCGCGTTTTTAAACTGGTTCGGCATCACGGCTTTCGGCCTGCTGGCTGCGTTTCTGTGGCTCGGTTTCGTGGCGATGAATTTCGGCTGGCCTGCCAAACTGGCCGAACGCTCTGCCTATTTCAGTCCGTATTATGTGCCGCAGCTTTCCGGCTGGCCGGTGGCCGTCGGGCTGCTGTTTACGCTGTTGTGGCTGCGCGCTGTTACCCGCAGGCACATCAAAGGCCGTCAGGCGGTAACGAATTGGGCGGCAGGCATGACGCTGGTTTGGGCGCTGCTGATGACGCTGTGGTTGCCGTGGTTGGACGCGGCCAAAAGTTACCGGCCGGTGGTGGCGCAGATGGAGCGGGCGGCTCCGGCCGATTTGCGCGACGGGCGGGCCTGTGTGTCGCTGAATGCGGAGGATACGCTGGCGCGGCTGGTGTGGCGGGAATACGGCCGCACGGACATCAGGGTGGGCGGTGATTGTGCCTACCGCCTGTTGGAGCGGCCGCAGTTTCTGCCCGACGGCTGGACGGAAATTTGGCGCGGCGGCCGTCCGCGCAACCGGACAGAGTATTTCGTTTTGCTGAAAAAGGCCGTCTGA